DNA from Halobaculum sp. XH14:
ACTACGAGGCGTTCCTCGCCGAGCACGAGCGCGCGGTCGTGTTCGTCTGGAAGCGCGACTGCGTCCCGTGCGAGCGGATGAAGGACGATCTCGACGAACTGCTCGCGGAACTGCCCGAGGACCACGCGGTCGCGGGGGTCGACGGCGGCGCCGTGGGCGCGTTCCGCCGCGAGTTCGAGATCACCGCCGCGCCGACGACGCTCCGTTTCGCTGACGGCGAGCTGGTTGCCCGGGCGGAGGGCCGGCTGCGGGCCGATGGGTTCGCCGACCTGCTCGAACGCGCGTTCGGGGAGAACTGACCGCGGGCCGCCGTTTTTCGTCTACGCTTCCGTCGGGACGCCGGTCACCATCACCGGCCGCCCGGCGTTGAGGATCACCGTCTGGGTGACGCTGCCGAACAGCGCCTTGCCCGCCGGCGAGCGTTTCCGCCCGCCGACGACGACGAGGTCTGCGTCATCCTCCTCGGCGAGTTCGAGGATCGCGTCGGCCGGGTCGCCGCTCGCCTCGCTGATCGACACGTCGACGCCCGCGGCCTTCAGCACCTCCTCCGCGTCCCGGACGGACGCGACCTGCGTGGCGGACGCGCCGCTCGGGTTGTCCTGGAAGACGTGGATGAGCGTGACCCGTTTCTCGTCGGACCCGCCGGGAAGGTTCGCGATCTCCCGGGCCGCGGATTCCGCGCGCTGCTCGTCCTCGTCGACGCCGAGTACGACGTGGTACATGTCCGCAACGAGACCCGGGCGGGGATTAGTCCTTTCGCCCGGAACCCCCCGAGAAACGGCAGGTTCCGCCGGCGAGCGTCGCCGCCGCCGACTCACCCGTCCTCGATCGCGTGGGGGTCGCCGACGGTCCGGGAGACGACCACCACGAGCGAGAGCGGAACCCCGAGGACGACCGCGACGGTCACGCCGCCGTAGAGCGCGAAGCCGAGCGGCGAGAGCGGGACGGTGAACAGGCCGAACAGCGCCGGGGCCGAGAGCTCGTCGACGAACACCGGCACGAGCGCGCCGCCGACGGTGCCCACGCCGACGAGGAGCGCGTAGAGGGTGAGGACGAGCCGTCGACCGCCCCCGCCGGCCGGGGCGTCCTCACCGTCGTCCGAGTCGGTCGATCCGGTCATGCGCGACCTTGGGCCGGTCCGCGAATAGGACTTTCCGTTCGCCGGACGCACTCTCCCCTGGCGTCCCGGCGTCGCCGCCGTCTCCCCGATAGAACTTAAATTGCCGAATCATATCGGCGAAAGGTCGGTGGTTCCCGCCCGAGCGGGAGTTAGTATGACCCGTCCCCGATCATGGCTGTCGGTCGCTGGCGTCGCGGGGCCGACCGTACTGCTGGCGGCGTTCGCGCTCGCCGCGGCCGCTTCTCCCGAGTTCGACGGTCCGACTGATCCGTTCTCGGTGGCCGGGGCCGGCGAGGGCGTCGTCGCGGTCGCGTTCAACGCGGGGCTCGTGCTCGGCGGCCTGCTCGCGCTCGCGTTCGTGCCCTGGCTCCGCGAGGAGTACGGCCGCGTCGTCGCCCTCGCGTACGGCCTCGTCGCGGCGTCGTTCGCGGCCGCCGGCGTCTTCCCCGTCGGGTCCGGCCTCCACTGGGTCGCGGCGGTCGCGTTCGTCGGCGCTCCGGTCGTGCTGCTGGCGGCCGCCGTCGTCGACTGGCGGGCTGGCCGGCCCAGAATCGCCGTCCTGGTGGCCGGACTGGGTGCAGTCTCGCTCGGCGTCTGGCTCCCGTACGACCTCCAGATGGCCTCCCTGCAGATCGGCTACGCCGTCGCCGAGTTCCTCAGCGTCGCCGCCCTGGCCGCCTGGGGCGGACTGTGTGCCGGGTCACTCCGGGGGGCGGACGGCGAGCCATCGAGCGCCGATCGCTGACGCGTCGTCCGCGGGGCCCGTGTCGGGGCGACCGCGACCTGGTCCGTCTTCGAGCGGAACATGTCGCCGCAGGCCGTCTGACGCCCGTCAGACGGACGTCTTGCCTAGGACTTTGGTCCTCGATACCGCACACCACGACGAATGTCAGCAGGTCACGGGAGGGTGCCCGACTAACTGCCGGCCGTCCTCCAGGAGGGGAGCAACCATGCCACGAGCATCCACCGTCGAGAGGGGGGGAACCGAATCAGGGACGATGCGGACCGGAACGCGAGCGGGTGAGCCGGGGGGCGGGTCGACATCCACCGACCCGCCACCGTCCCCGGAGAGGACCGACCTCCCGCGGGACCTCGTGTTCAGGCTGCTGTCGGCCACTCGCCGACGCAGGGTACTCGAAGTTCTGGACGAGAACGGCGGCGCCGCGACGCTGGGGGTCGCAGCCGAACGTGTCGCCGCCGCGGAGAACGGCGTGCCGGTCGAACGGCTCTCCTCGGACCAGCGAAAGCGCGTCTACGTCGGGCTCTACCAGAACCACCTGCCGAAACTCGACGACGCGAACGTGATCGACTTCGACCCCGCGAGGGGGAGGATCGAACTCGGGGAACGAGCCGACCTGCTGTTCCCCTACCTCTACTTCGACCCCGACGCGGCCGAGCGAACGCCGTCGGACGGGGGACCCGGCGGCCTCGACCGACTACACGCGCTCGCTGCCGCGCTCGTGAACCGGGTTCCGCTGTGAGCCGACACCGCGTGCTCGCCGGCCGGCCGCTTATTGCCGTCCCGGCCGTAGTCGAACGGGATGGCCGATCCCAACCAGGAGGTGCTCGAGGAGCTACGGCACGGCGGCCGGTCCATGTTGATCGAGGAGGTCGTCTCCCTCCTCGAGCGGACTCACAGGGGGGACCGACCGGGGGTGTCGCGCGAGACGGTCACGGCGTACGCCGACGCCCTCGAGGAGGACCCCGAGCAGCGGTTCGACCGGGAGACGTTTCACGAGGAGCTCGAAGCGAGCCTGACTGACAGCGACACGTGGGAGGACCCCGACAGCCTCTACCGGATCGGGGACGGGCACCTGAGCTGCTACCCGCCGGTCTGGCACGGCCGACTCGGCGGGACGACCGACGTGCGGGCGTACGTCGAGTTCCTCCAGGAGGAGGCCCCCGAGTTCGATGACGGCTTCGAGCGCGGCGGGGCGGGGGAGGGGATCCCCCAGCAGCCGCTGCTCGACGTGGTCGCCACCGTCGGACGGGTCGACCGCGGGGTGGTGAAAGCGGAGCTGAAGGAGCTCCGCCAACGGGGGGAACTGGTGGAGGACGCCGATCAGCACCCCAACGCCGGCGTCATGCTCCGCGACGATGGCGGGGAGCAGTACCGGGACACGAGCCTCGACACGTAGAACCGTCCCGCGAGCACGCTCGTGTTCCCGTCCCGCCGTGTCGACGACGCCACCGGGAGGCGACGGACGACCCGGAACGACGGGTCTTTGCCCCCGCCGCACCGACTCCCGGTATGAGCGACAAGGACCTCCTCGGCGTGATTCTCGGCGGCATCGCGTTCCTGATGTTCGCGACCGGTCTCGTCCTCGTGCTGGTCTGAGAATCGGCAAGTGGACCGGATGCCCTCGCCCGGAACGTCGAGGGAACGGTTCGTCGTCGGCCAGAACGGGTGAAATCGAACCCGGAGCGTGGGCCGCGTTACTCCCCGTCGTGCTCCGCGTCCTCGCCGCCGTCGGCCCGGACGTCCTCCTCACGGCCGCCGTCGACCACCGCGGTCTCGCGCTGCCGTTCGAACCAGTCCCACTCGGCGGTGTTGAGGTTCTTGTCCGCGAGCTTCCAGGGGTCGCCGCTCTGCACGTGCTGGCCCTCCATCCAGGAGACGAACAGGTTGTACACCCAGATGAGCCCGCCGACGAACAGCAGCGCGGCCCCGAGCGTCGTGATCTGGTGGAGCGTGGCGAACTGCGGCAGGTACGTCGCGTACCGGCGCGGCATGCCACCGTAGCCCAGCAGCACCATGGCGAAGAACGTGATGTTGGTGCCGACCATCCAGAGCCAGAAGTGGGCCTTCGCGAGGCTGCGCTGGTACCAGCGCCCGGTGACGAGCGGGAACCAGTAGTAGATGCCCGCCATGCCGGCGAACGTGATCGCGCCCATCACGATGTAGTGGAAGTGGCCGACGACGTAGTACGTGTCGTGGAGCACGAGGTCGACCGGCACCGACGCGAGGAACACGCCGGTGACCCCGCCGATGATGAAGTTGGAGACGAAGCCGATACAGAACAGCATCGGCGTGGTGAGCCGGAGGTCGCCGTTCCACATCGTCGTGATCCAGTTGAACGTCTTCACCGCCGAGGGGATGGCGATGGCGAGCGAGACCGCCATGAAGCTGGCGCGGAGCCGCGGGTCGATGCCCGTGGCGAACATGTGGTGGGCCCAGACGCCGAAGGAGAGCACGCCGATGGCGAGCGTCGAGTAGACGACGAACTTGAAGCCGAACAGCTTCCGGCCCGAGAACCGCGGCAGGACGTAGCTGATGATCCCCATCGGCGGCAGCACGAGGATGTACACCTCCGGGTGGCCGAAGAACCAGAACAGGTGCTGCCAGAGGATGGGATCGCCCCCGCCGACGGCGAAGAACGTCGTCCCGAAGTTCCGGTCGAGCAGCAACATGACCAGCGCGCTCCCGAGCAGCGGGAACGCGAACAGGATGAGTCCCGACTGGGTGAGGATCGTCCACGAGAAGATGTCGAGGTTGGCCCAGGTGACCTCCTCGGCGCGCTCGGTGAAGATGGTCGCGATGAAGTTCACCGCGCCCATCGTCGCCGAGACCCCGGTCAGGTGGAGCCCCAGCAGCATGAGGTCGACGCCGACGTTCGCCTGGTTGCCGGCACCCACGCCGGCAGAAAGCGGCGTGTACATCGTCCAGGCCGTCTGGGCCGGGATGACGTCGGGAATCGGGAAGAAGCCCGCCCAGATGAGCAGCGCGCCGGGCGGCAACAGCCAGAACGCGATGGCGTTGATGCGGGGGAACGCCATGTCGTCCGCGCCGATGATGAGCGGGATGAGGTAGTTCGCGAACGCCGCGATGATCGGCGTCCCGAACAGGAACAGCATCGTGATGCCGTGGCTCGTCAGGAGCGAGTTGTAGAACGTCGCGGAGCCGAGCACGTCCTCGGCGGGGGTGGTGAGCTCCGCGCGCATGAGCATCACCATCAGCCCGCCGACGACGAACGCGATGGTCGCATAGAGGCCGTACAGAAGTCCGATGTCCTTGTGGTCGACGGTGGTGAGCCACCGGATCAGCCCCGCGGGCTTCTCGCGGTGTGCGTAGCCGGACTCACCGACGCCCCCGCCGGCGCCGAGCGGGGTGTAGGACCGCCAGTCCTCGACCCTGGCGAGGAAGGCGGCCACGCCCACGAGGAACGCCCCCATGAGCACCGTCAACAGGAGTTGGCCGGTTGCCTGCATGGGAGCGATTCAGGTTCGGAGGCACAAGAAAGATTCGAGTCGTGCGCGGTAGCCGTGCGCCTACCGGCTGCCGGTTTCGGAGCCGCTCGCGGCCGATTCCTCGGCCGTCTCGCCGTCCTCGACCGTGCTCGGTTCCCCATCGGCCAGGTCCCCCTCGGGGGCCTCGTCGCCGTGCGCCTCGGCCTCGGCGCGGGTCCGGGCGTCATCCATGGTCGCCTGTCCCTGGAAGTACATCTCGGCGCGCTTCTCGTCGCCGGCGATCGCCTTTCCGGACACGTACGTCAGGAGCGCGAGCGCGACGAACGGAACCACGAGCAGGCCCATGGCGACGAGCTGCCCGAACTGGTCGAGGCTCGCCCACGGGTTGAAGATGAGGAACCCGACGGCGAAAAACAGGATGATGCCCAGCGGGATGACGTTGACCGTCAGGTCCAGCAGGGTCTCCCTGTCGAAGATGCGTGCCATGAACGGGCCTTGGACAGCGCGCCCAAATACCTTGTCGATTCCGTCCCACCCGGTGTCCTCACGCGCCCCGGTGGACTACTCCGTCGGGAGACGCCTCCCTCGTCCGCTATCGACTAACCCACGTCGACTACGCCGACCACGCCGAGTCGGCAAAACCGCGTCGACCACGGCGCACGGCCCTCGGTTCCGAACGGGGGTCGCGTCCTCAAAACGAGAGCAGTTCGCCCGCCAGCGCGGCCAGCAGCATGACGACCCCGGCACCGATCGTGGCGTAGCCGCGCGGCGCGAGCGCGGCCCCGGTCAGCGGGTCCGCCCACACGAACGCGCCGCCGAGCGCGACCGCGAGGAGGGCGATGACGCCGAGCGCCCGCCAGGCCGTCCCGGCGTACCCCGACTCGGCGAGCATTCCCGCGATGCTTCCGCCAAAGAGGATGACCCCGCCGACGGCCAGCGGGATGAGCCCGAACAGCAGACCCAGTTCGGCGATGGGGAGCCCCAGCGCCACGAACAGCGGCCACGGGCTCGCCATCCGGTACTGGTCGCTCAGGCCCGGGTTCTCGTCCATGGCCGCAGTAGCGTGCTGTGAGTTGTAAGCGCGTCGGTGTGGACGCCAGGCGTCGAGCACGTCGCGGACGAGGGAAACGTGGCCGAAGGAGACGAGGGAAACGTGGCCCGAGAGGACAGAGAGACGAGGAGGACCGGCCCGTTCAGGGCATGTTGACGCCGTGCCGGGAGAGGTAGTTCGAGACGGCCTTGATCTCCACGGGGCTGCCGATGATGCGACACTGGCTGTCGGTCTCGCGGAACACGGTCACGGTGAACTCGGCTTCCAGTTCGGCACGGACGGGATCGATCGCGTCACAGGGGAGGACGATCTGTGTGCTGTCGCGGAGACTGGAGGGATCGGGCATCTCGTATTGTATTCAGGCAATCTGGCGCGGCGTATAACCGTGTCGAAGTGCGAATATGGTGGTTCTGGAGCCTCAAACGCCGGAAAATTGGAAAATCGTTACCGGGACGTGTGTTGGATACTCTACAAGTATCGGTCGGCGGGTCGGCTTCCCCGTCCCCCGGCGACTTCCTCCAGCGGCGGCCACGACGGGAGAGTCTACCGGACGGGCGGAGGTGGCCGAAACCGGGGAAGGGCATCGGATCGACGGCCGCGGTCTCGGAGGCGGTCGACGGCCTACCGTATCGAAGGAAAGCGTTTAGGCGCACGCACGGCCGAGACGGAGGTAATGGGACTGGAGGAGGAGATCGAGGACCTCCGCGAGGAGATCGCCGAAACCCCGTACAACAAGTCCACGGAGGGCCACATCGGGCGGCTGAAGGCGAAGCTCGCGGAGAAGAAGGAGAAGCTGGAGAACCAGTCCTCCTCCGGCGGCGGGCAGGGGTACGCCGTCGAGAAGACCGGCGACGCGACGGTCGCGCTCGTCGGCTTCCCCTCGGTCGGCAAGTCCACGCTCATCAACGCCATCACGAACGCCGACAGCGAGGTCGGCTCCTACGAGTTCACGACCCTGAACGTGAACCCCGGAATGTTGCAGTACCGCGGCGCGAACATCCAGATCCTCGACGTTCCGGGGCTCATCGAGGGCGCGGCGGGCGGGCGCGGCGGCGGGAAGGAGGTGCTCTCGGTCGTCCGCACGGCCGACCTCGTCGTCTTCCTGCTCTCGGTGTTCGAGATCGACCAGTACGAACGGCTCGGGACGGAACTGTACGAGAACAAGATCCGCCTCGACGTCGACCCGCCGAACATCTCCGTCCGGAAGACGCACAAGGACGGCATCCGGGTGACGATGGGCGACGGCGTCTCGCTGGAGGAGGAGACGGTCAAGAGCGTCCTCCGCGAGCACGGCTTCGTCAACGCCGCGGTGACCATCCCGCACGACCTCACCATCGACGAACTCATCGACGGCGTGATGGACAACCGGGTGTACCTCCCCTCGATGGTCGCGGTCAACAAGGCCGACCTCATCGACGAGGACTACCTGCCGACCGTGGAGGCGGAACTCCGCGAGCACGACCTCGACCCCGAGAAGGTGACGTTCATCTCCGCCGAGGAGGGCCGGGGCCTGGACGGCCTGAAGGACCGCATCTGGGAGCGGCTGGGGCTCATCCGCATCTACATGGACAAGCCGGGCCGCGGCGTCGACTACGAGGAGCCGCTCGTGCTCCGCGCGGGCGACACGGTCGCGGACGCCTGCTCGAAGCTCGGCGGCGAGTTCGAGGAGCGCTTCCGGTTCGCACGCGTCTCCGGGCCGAGCGCGAAACACGACGAACAGCAGGTCGGGACCGGCCACGAACTCGCCGACGAGGACGTACTGCGGCTGGTCACCCGGAAGTGACCGGGTCGCGGGGCGGCGGGCGGCGGGGCGAACGCTCGCCGGACGCACGGCCGCTCGCCGCACGAGCGTTCGGGACTGCCGGTCGCGCGACGCCCGCCCGGGTCGTCGCCGCGGTCCTGCTGGTCGGTCTCCTCCCCTGGTCGGTCCAGACGTTCGTCGGCGGGGAGGTGCTGTTTCGGTTCGTCTGGGGCGCGGCGAGTGCCCGAGGCGGCCTCGTTCAGAGTTTCGACCCTCGCTTTGCCGTCTCGGTGCTGACCGACTACCCGCTGTTCTCCGGCCCGCCGCTGCTGCTCCGGTGGGTGCTCGCGGCGCTGGTCTGGACGCTCGCCGTCCTGTCGGCAGCGACCGGGTTCGTCGACGCCGAGGACCCGCGCGTCACCGCGGGACTGCTGGCGCTCGCGGGCGTCTCCAACCTCGCGGTCGCGCTGGAGTTCGGCGTCCAGCCCGGGCGGGCCGCGTACCCGGTCGGAACGGTCACGATGTTGGCCGTCGCCGGCTGGCGGTACTTGGCGGCCCGACTCGCGGCGCGGACGTGATGGCGTCACCCGGACGCGTCCGTGTGGCGTGGTAGCAATCCCTGCTCGGCTTTTTTGTCCCTGCCCCCGTCCGTCAGTTCGAGGTGACGGCGACGTGCACGATGCCCTCCAGTCGACCGCCATCCTCCCCGGGCGCCCGCCCGCCGAACCGGCGGCCGTCGCTCCCTGGCTCGCACGCCTCGTCGTCCCGATGAACTGGTCCGTCGAACCCGACCGGACCTGATTCCCCGGCGGCGACGAGTCGGCGGCCGAGCGACCGACTCCGGGTCCCGGACTCCGTCGTCCCGCCGACCGCCGCCGTGTCGGCAGTTCCTCTCGTATCGCAGGTCGACCTCCCGTCCGCGGCGGGTCGACCCCCCGCTGACCACGCCCTCCAGACGGATGTACGCACCCATACCCCCCGCCGACCACGGAACGTATCGACACACGCCCGCGCTCGCGTCCGCAGTCGCGCTGGCGGCGCTCCCGTTCGCCGCGCTGTTCGTCGCGGCGTACCCGACCGTCGCGCTCGCGCTGCTGGTCGGCCTCATCGCCGGCCGCACCGGGAAGCCGTGAGCGACCGCATCAGTCCTCCCTTCACCGCCTCCGTGCCGACGGACTCGCTGATTTCTCGCTAGCCGACTCCCGCGGATGCGAGCGGTCGCCGTCGGGGTCGACTGTCGACGACCGCGCCGCACTCGGGACAGGAACGGACCCTGACCGTCGCCGTCGTGGTCTCGACCCACCGTTCGTCGATCGGGCTCTCGTACGCGCACGCCGGACAGAACAGGGTGCCCTTCCGGCGAACTGACTCGCTTTCGGGGGGCCGTGCGAACTCGTTCATTTCCGAACGTACGCGCTCGAAGGGGATAGCGCTTGTTCGAGACGAAAGACGGTGAGGAACCCCGCCCCGATACGGCCCGATCGAACCCGGCGCACTCGCCCGCTGTCGGTATCCTTTTCGACGGCGCGAGCCTCCCTTCTCGCATGGCATTCACGCTCGACCACGTGATGGCGCGCGTCGAGGACCTGGACGAGGCGCTCGACTTCTACCAGGGCCACTTCGGCTACGAGGAGAAGGGGCGCTGGGACGCCGAGACGTTCACCAACGTCCACCTCGGCCCGCCGGACGCACACGAGGACGGCGCGACGCTCGAACTCACGTACAACCACGACGGCCGCTCGTACGAGATGGGCGACGGCTGGGGCCACATCGCGGTCCGCGTCGACGACGTCCACGACGCCTACGAGGAGCTGATGGACGCGGGCGTGGAGGACTACCGCGACCCCGAGTCCTGCGGCGGCCGCTACGCGTTCGTCAAGGACCCCGACGGCCACGAGATCGAGATCGTCCAGCGGGACTACGGCGCGCGCTGGTCGCTCGACCACACGATGATCCGCGTCGAGGACGTCACGGAGGCGCTGGGCTACTGGCTCCGCACGTTCGAGTACGGACACGCCGGCCGCTGGGAGGCCGACACGTTCGCCAACTACTTCATGAAGCCCGAGGGCGCGGCCGACGAGGAGATGTCGGTCGAACTCACGTACAACTACGACGGCCGCACCTACGACCTGGGCGACGCCTGGGGCCACCTCGCGGTCCGCGTGGACGACCTGGAGGAGGACTGGGCGACGGTGCTCGAGCGCGGCTCGGAGGACTACCGCGATCCGGAGTCGTGTGACAACCGGTACGCGTTCACGAAGGACCAGGACGGCCACGAGATCGAACTGGTCTGATTCTATCGCCCCGACCGGGGCTGCCGTTTCCGTGAGCCCGTTCAGGGGTTCGGCACCGACCTCCGGGGCCACTGGGGCCGTCGACTCGTGCGTGGGTTCAGTTTTCGTGAGGGACGGCCCGGACGACGATCAGACGAGTGCTACTGGAGAGTGCCGGAGGAGCGTTCGAGGCGGACCACGCCGACCCGGGACGGTTCGGAGTGTGACGCGCGAGGACCGAACCAGAATCGAGACTCACTGCTCGTTCATCGCCTCGCTGGCGATGTTCCGGCCGCGCGGCATCAGGTTCACCTCGCGGCGGGTCCGCACCTCCTCCAACACGTCGAGTTCGATGAGGCGCTCGAACGTCTCCTCGACGCGGTCGACGTCCATGCCCAGGAAGTTCGGAACCTCGAACGAGGAGACGCCCGAGTACAGCGCCATCAGCACCTCGCGCTCGGACTCGCTCAACTCGATGGAGCCTTTCGTCTGTTTTTGCCCCTGCTTGAGGTACGACTTGATGACGGCGACGTGCCACGGCTCGCCCGAGAGGTACGTCTGGACGCTGGTGCCGTCCTCGTCGGTGTGTTCGGCCTCGATGACGGTCCGCTTCTCGTCGAGCACCGTGCGCTCTGCCTCCTCCAGCGTGCCGATGTCGTCCAGTTCGAGGCGGACGAACGAGCCGCTCTGCTGGGCGACGCTGATGCCGTCCGGTTCGACCTTCAGGCGGGCCTGCTCGAACTCGGTGTCCTGGACGACCCCGCCCGCCACCGCGGGGTGGCGCGCGTAGATGACCCGGCGGTCGAGGAATGCTCGGTAGAGGTCCGTCCGGAACTCGTCGTGGTGCTCGGATGTGAGCAGGAACACCTCCTCGCCAAGCCGGAGGCTCACGTAGTTCGAGACGCGAGCGACCTCCTGGCTCGAATCGAAGCGCCCGCCGATCCCCTCCACGTCCGAGAGCGGGATGGTTCGCTTCCCCTCGTTGCTGACCATGACGACCCGCTTGTTCGAGAGGATGATGCGCCCGTTCGTCCAGTCGACGTCGTTCACCTTGCGGCCGCTGCGAACGGCCTGGGCGAAGCGCCCGCGGGTGTCTGCGACCTTGTACTCCTCGTCGTTCTGCTTGTTCATTGTCTGATGCCTCCGAGCTTCGAGAGGGCGGCGAAGGCCCGTTTCCGGACCTGCTTGTCCACGTCGCTATCAGTGATTCGGTCCAGCTCCTCGCGGGCCCGCGACCCGCCGACGTCGCCGAGCGCGAACGCCGCCTTGGCGCGCGCCTCGACCGGCGCCTCGTCGTCCCGCAGGAGGTCGATGAGCGACGACTCGACGCTGTGGCCATCCAGTTCGGTGATGCTCGTGGCCGCGAACTGCGCGGTCATCTTGTCGTCGTCGGTGAGCGTCTCGACCAGCGCGTCGATGACGAGCTGTGGCGGCTGGTCGCTCGTGACGCGCCCGAGGAACCAGACGGCGTTGCGGCGCTGGCGGGCCTGGGACGCCTCCTCCAGGATCTCCACCAGCGGCCCGAGCACCGTTCCGTCGTCGGCCTCCTTCAGTTCGGAGACGACCGTCTCCCGCACCTGGTGGGACTGCTTGGTCGGCGCGTTCGCCAGCAGTTCGATGATCGAGAAGACGGCCGCCCGGCGGACGGTGTCGTGCTCGTCGCCCAGCGCCGCGGCGAGCCGCGGCACCGGCTCCGCGCTGCTGGCGTTGCCGAGCGCGCTCGCCGCGACGCGGCGGATCGAGGAGTTCTCGTCCTCCAGCAGGTCCACCAGCGCCGCGAGCGCCTTCCCCGTGGCGATGGTGCCCAGCGCGTCCGCCGCGGCCGCCTTCACCGCGCCGTGATCGTCTTCGAGCTTCGCCTCGAGTTTCCCGACCGGGCGCGGGTCGCCGATGCGACCCAGCGCGTGACAGACTCGCTCGCGGACGCGGGGGTCCGGGTCGTCGAGTCGCTTCACGAGCGGGCCGACCGCGTCGCCGTCGCCGATGCGACCCAGCGCGTTGGCGGCGGCCATCCGGAACTCCGGGATGTCCGCCGAGAGGGCGCGCGCGAACGCCCGGATGGCCGCCCAGTCAGCGCCGTCGGGGTTGACGTCCGCGGTCCGGGCGAGCAGCCGTTCGAGCGCCTCGTCGCCAAGGTCGTCCAGCGCGTCGACCGCCGCCGCACGGACCTTGTCGTCGTCGTCGTCGGTGACGAGGTGGACGAGCACGTCCATCGTCCGGTCGTCCTCCATGTCGCCGACGTCGCCGAGCATCAGCGCCGCGCGGCGCCGGACCGCGGGGCTGTCGCTGTGTTTGGCCCGCTCACAGAGCTCCTCCATGTCGTTGTCCCGGGCGAGTGTGTAGAGCGACATTATCCCGTGTATCGGTAGATGCGGCTGCGTTTGGCGACCGGGTCGAACGCGTCGCGGGCGCCGGGCGGGACCGTCTCCGTCTTGCCGACGACGAGGTAGCCGCCGTCCCGCAGCGAGGACTGCAGCGTGTCGAACAGGCTCTCCTTGTACCCGGTGTCGATGTAGATGAGCAGGTTCCGACAGAACAGCAGGTCGACGTCCGAGCG
Protein-coding regions in this window:
- a CDS encoding HEAT repeat domain-containing protein, producing the protein MSLYTLARDNDMEELCERAKHSDSPAVRRRAALMLGDVGDMEDDRTMDVLVHLVTDDDDDKVRAAAVDALDDLGDEALERLLARTADVNPDGADWAAIRAFARALSADIPEFRMAAANALGRIGDGDAVGPLVKRLDDPDPRVRERVCHALGRIGDPRPVGKLEAKLEDDHGAVKAAAADALGTIATGKALAALVDLLEDENSSIRRVAASALGNASSAEPVPRLAAALGDEHDTVRRAAVFSIIELLANAPTKQSHQVRETVVSELKEADDGTVLGPLVEILEEASQARQRRNAVWFLGRVTSDQPPQLVIDALVETLTDDDKMTAQFAATSITELDGHSVESSLIDLLRDDEAPVEARAKAAFALGDVGGSRAREELDRITDSDVDKQVRKRAFAALSKLGGIRQ